Proteins encoded within one genomic window of Pectobacterium araliae:
- the hcp gene encoding hydroxylamine reductase, which yields MFCVQCEQTIRTPVGNGCSYAQGMCGKTAETSDLQDLLVAVLQGLSAWVLKARELDIIDHDVDSFAPRAFFSTLTNVNFDSQRIIGYAQEAITLRESLAVRCRLHDATATVDHPMAALQLAGNDIPTLLQQAEEFALDSDKAIIGDDVHGLRMLNLYGLKGAAAYMEHAHVLGQYDNALYAEYHAFMAWLGTQPADVDTLLNNAMGIGKMNFNVMAILDRGETDAYGHPQPTSVNVRPIAGKAILISGHDLKDLRMLLEQTEGTGVNIYTHGEMLPAHGYPELKKFTHLAGNYGSGWQNQQTEFAKFPGAIVMTSNCIIDPNVGNYGDRIWTRSIVGWPGVNHLEGDDFSAVIKQAQSLAGFPYSEIEHMITVGFGRETLLSAADTVIDLVAQKKLRHVFLVGGCDGSREERSYFTDFTLNVPQDCLIMTLACGKYRFNKLDFGTLEGLPRLLDVGQCNDAYAAIILAVKLAEKLGCGVNDLPLSLVLSWFEQKAIVILLTLLSLGVKNIYTGPTAPGFLTDNLLAILNDKFGMRAITTVEQDMNTILAA from the coding sequence ATGTTTTGTGTGCAATGTGAACAAACGATTCGTACCCCTGTTGGAAACGGCTGCTCTTACGCGCAGGGCATGTGCGGTAAAACCGCAGAAACCTCCGATCTGCAAGACCTGCTGGTCGCTGTGCTACAGGGACTTTCTGCCTGGGTGCTGAAAGCACGCGAGCTCGATATTATCGATCACGATGTCGACAGTTTTGCACCACGCGCCTTCTTCTCTACATTGACCAACGTTAACTTCGATTCCCAACGTATTATTGGCTACGCTCAGGAAGCCATCACGCTGCGTGAATCGCTGGCGGTTCGCTGCCGTCTGCACGATGCCACGGCAACCGTCGATCACCCGATGGCGGCGCTGCAACTGGCTGGAAACGATATTCCAACCTTACTGCAACAGGCGGAAGAATTTGCGCTGGATAGCGATAAAGCCATCATCGGTGATGACGTCCACGGCTTGCGCATGCTTAATCTTTACGGCCTGAAAGGTGCGGCGGCCTATATGGAGCATGCTCACGTTCTCGGTCAGTATGACAATGCACTCTATGCCGAATATCATGCTTTTATGGCGTGGTTGGGCACACAGCCAGCCGATGTCGATACCTTGCTGAACAACGCAATGGGCATCGGTAAAATGAACTTCAACGTTATGGCGATCCTCGATCGTGGCGAAACCGATGCCTACGGTCACCCACAGCCGACTTCTGTTAACGTGCGTCCGATTGCGGGTAAAGCCATTCTGATTTCCGGTCATGACCTGAAAGACCTGCGCATGCTGCTGGAGCAAACCGAAGGCACCGGCGTGAATATTTATACCCATGGCGAGATGCTGCCAGCACACGGCTACCCAGAACTGAAAAAATTCACGCATCTGGCAGGCAACTACGGCAGCGGCTGGCAGAACCAGCAGACTGAGTTTGCCAAATTCCCTGGCGCAATCGTCATGACCTCTAACTGCATTATCGATCCTAACGTAGGTAACTACGGCGATCGTATCTGGACGCGCAGCATCGTCGGCTGGCCGGGCGTGAACCATCTGGAAGGTGACGACTTCAGCGCAGTTATCAAACAGGCACAGAGTCTGGCTGGCTTCCCGTACAGCGAAATTGAGCACATGATCACCGTCGGCTTTGGTCGTGAAACACTGCTGAGCGCCGCAGATACCGTCATCGATCTGGTGGCACAGAAAAAGCTGCGCCACGTTTTCCTCGTTGGCGGATGCGACGGCAGCCGTGAAGAGCGTAGCTACTTCACCGACTTCACGCTGAACGTGCCACAAGATTGTCTGATCATGACGCTGGCGTGCGGTAAATACCGTTTCAACAAATTGGACTTCGGTACGCTGGAAGGCCTGCCACGTCTGCTGGATGTCGGCCAATGTAACGATGCCTATGCGGCCATTATTCTGGCGGTCAAACTGGCGGAAAAACTGGGTTGCGGCGTCAACGATCTGCCGCTAAGCCTGGTGCTGTCATGGTTTGAACAGAAAGCCATTGTCATCCTGCTCACCCTGCTGTCTCTCGGCGTGAAGAACATCTACACCGGGCCAACCGCGCCGGGCTTCCTGACGGATAACCTGCTTGCCATTCTGAACGACAAATTCGGTATGCGGGCGATTACCACCGTTGAACAGGACATGAACACCATTCTGGCCGCGTGA
- a CDS encoding lysine exporter LysO family protein, producing MYSGLLMILLPLIIGYLVPLRAKKTLQGINQLLGWMVYVILFLMGMSLAFLEDLSSNLLLIFRYTGVFAFCILAANGIALWLWEKRSAWHSKFKNATPFSRLHMILESFTLCGVVCGGFLLGLTQWSGFTYASKGSEYALIFLLFLVGIQLRNSGMTLRQIVLNRRGLVIALIVGISALGGGLLAAWVLGLPLKTGLAMASGYGWYSLSGILLTDALGPVIGSAAFFNDLTRELLAIMLIPALAQRNRSCALGLCGATSMDFTLPVLQRGAGVDIVPAAIVHGFLLSLAAPILMAFFTS from the coding sequence ATGTATTCAGGATTATTAATGATTTTATTGCCGCTCATCATTGGCTATCTGGTGCCGCTACGTGCCAAAAAAACATTACAGGGGATTAACCAATTACTGGGTTGGATGGTGTACGTTATTCTGTTTTTGATGGGAATGAGCCTGGCCTTTCTGGAAGACCTCAGCAGCAATTTGTTACTAATCTTTCGCTACACGGGCGTTTTCGCATTTTGCATTCTCGCAGCAAACGGCATTGCGCTGTGGCTGTGGGAAAAACGTAGCGCATGGCACAGCAAATTTAAAAACGCCACCCCATTTTCTCGCCTGCATATGATTCTTGAATCATTCACTCTCTGCGGCGTCGTCTGCGGTGGATTTTTACTGGGATTAACACAATGGTCAGGATTCACCTACGCCAGCAAAGGCAGTGAATACGCGCTGATTTTTCTGCTATTCCTGGTCGGCATTCAACTGCGTAACAGCGGGATGACACTGCGCCAGATTGTGTTAAACCGTCGCGGGTTGGTCATTGCGCTCATCGTCGGTATCAGCGCACTCGGTGGTGGCCTGCTGGCCGCGTGGGTGTTGGGGTTACCGCTGAAAACCGGCTTGGCAATGGCATCCGGCTACGGGTGGTATTCACTATCTGGCATTCTACTGACCGATGCTCTCGGCCCCGTCATCGGCAGCGCCGCATTTTTCAACGATCTGACCCGTGAACTGCTGGCCATTATGCTGATTCCGGCGTTGGCGCAGCGCAATCGTTCCTGTGCATTAGGTCTTTGCGGCGCAACATCGATGGATTTCACCCTGCCCGTTTTACAGCGCGGCGCGGGTGTCGATATCGTACCCGCGGCTATCGTACACGGTTTTTTATTAAGCCTCGCCGCGCCAATATTGATGGCGTTCTTTACCTCATAA